One genomic segment of Desulfomicrobium sp. ZS1 includes these proteins:
- the phnX gene encoding phosphonoacetaldehyde hydrolase, whose product MNARKDAFYSGQLKAVVLDWAGTVVDYGCFGPVMAFQEVYRARFIEPTVAEVRAHMGMDKMDHLRAISAMPRIRKLWTAIYGKEPGDVDFLEMLSDFEEIRMRTLHKHSELVPGLLPTVSGLRGMGMRIGSTTGYNSLGAKLMRDEAARHGFWLDSVICASDVPAGRPHPWMCFRNAMELGTYPMSAMVKVGDTPLDVLEGLNAGMWTVAVTTSGNEMGLSHEDVQGMDAAELANRVCSIRKRMEAVGAHFVIDDIRGLGPVVEEINQLLAEGLRPDDYPVSSQAR is encoded by the coding sequence ATGAACGCACGCAAAGACGCCTTTTATTCTGGCCAGCTCAAAGCCGTGGTACTGGACTGGGCAGGCACGGTTGTTGATTATGGCTGTTTCGGGCCGGTCATGGCATTTCAGGAGGTCTACCGTGCCCGGTTCATCGAGCCCACGGTGGCAGAGGTCCGTGCCCACATGGGCATGGACAAGATGGATCACCTCCGGGCCATCAGCGCCATGCCGCGCATCCGAAAGCTGTGGACTGCGATTTACGGCAAGGAACCTGGTGATGTCGATTTCCTGGAAATGCTCAGTGATTTTGAAGAAATCAGAATGAGAACCCTTCACAAGCACTCGGAACTCGTTCCAGGACTGCTGCCGACCGTGTCCGGCCTGAGAGGCATGGGCATGCGCATCGGATCGACCACCGGCTACAACAGCCTCGGAGCGAAACTCATGCGCGACGAGGCCGCCAGACACGGCTTCTGGCTGGACAGTGTGATCTGCGCTTCGGATGTGCCCGCCGGCCGCCCACACCCTTGGATGTGCTTCCGCAATGCCATGGAACTGGGAACCTACCCCATGTCGGCAATGGTCAAAGTCGGGGACACGCCCCTCGACGTACTGGAAGGGCTCAACGCGGGCATGTGGACCGTGGCCGTGACGACCTCAGGCAACGAGATGGGGCTGTCGCATGAAGACGTTCAGGGCATGGACGCAGCAGAGCTTGCCAACCGCGTGTGCTCCATACGCAAGCGCATGGAGGCTGTCGGCGCTCACTTCGTCATCGACGACATCAGAGGGCTGGGACCAGTGGTCGAGGAAATCAACCAACTCCTGGCCGAGGGGCTCCGTCCGGATGATTATCCTGTTTCGTCCCAGGCCCGGTGA
- a CDS encoding tripartite tricarboxylate transporter TctB family protein → MINARKRLLETSFMFAIPVVALWMLDDISVDDAKFFPKYICYGMLILASINALQLWLYLNKIRPISWPTFLRWSLPFKNGPVPFPVRRVGMALGLMTLYVFTMEALGFYLSGFLFFLLALLVLDPAKPTPARVGRKAFNALIFMAVVYVLFSVMLGVVIPSGIAL, encoded by the coding sequence ATGATAAATGCACGCAAGCGACTTCTCGAAACCAGCTTCATGTTCGCGATACCGGTCGTGGCCCTCTGGATGCTGGACGATATCTCCGTGGACGACGCAAAGTTCTTCCCCAAGTACATCTGCTACGGGATGCTCATCCTGGCGTCCATCAACGCCCTGCAGCTCTGGCTCTATCTGAACAAAATCAGGCCCATCTCCTGGCCCACCTTCCTGCGCTGGTCCCTGCCCTTCAAGAACGGGCCGGTGCCCTTCCCGGTGCGGCGCGTGGGCATGGCTCTGGGGCTCATGACCCTCTATGTATTCACCATGGAGGCTTTGGGGTTCTACCTGTCCGGATTCCTGTTCTTCCTTCTGGCCCTGCTCGTTCTCGATCCCGCAAAGCCGACCCCGGCCCGGGTCGGGCGCAAGGCCTTCAACGCCCTGATCTTCATGGCCGTGGTCTACGTTCTCTTCAGCGTCATGCTCGGAGTGGTGATTCCGAGTGGCATAGCTCTCTAA
- a CDS encoding tripartite tricarboxylate transporter substrate binding protein, protein MKKLLIPFCLLALLLCGMSGAAWAAYPDKPLSMVVTYPPGGATDFQARIVTTMSSDEKFFGQPIVIINKPGAGGRVGWNWFAEKAANDGYWLSTYNAPHFIAQSLVYKESKFSLDSFEPVATWGADPAVLIVPKDSPFNTLKDLVDYAKANPGKVTVNGAGLYVGHHIAMLQLAKAANIKLTYVPEQGGTPAMQSVMGGKVMAGFNNLADAYRNRETVNILAIADLQRHPFIEDVPTFMEQGVDVDNSSVNYRGIFLPKGADPAVIAKCEKAFLEMFNNKKVKELMGQSGSPMFVLDRQQTGELFAKVKKNLETLLKDIKK, encoded by the coding sequence ATGAAAAAGCTGCTTATCCCCTTCTGCCTTCTCGCTCTGCTGCTCTGCGGCATGTCCGGCGCCGCCTGGGCCGCCTACCCAGACAAGCCCCTGTCCATGGTCGTAACCTATCCCCCCGGAGGTGCCACGGACTTCCAGGCCCGCATCGTGACGACCATGTCATCGGATGAAAAATTCTTCGGCCAACCCATCGTGATCATCAACAAGCCCGGTGCCGGCGGCAGGGTCGGCTGGAACTGGTTCGCAGAGAAGGCGGCCAACGACGGGTACTGGCTGAGCACCTACAACGCCCCGCACTTCATCGCCCAGAGCCTGGTATACAAGGAATCCAAGTTCTCCTTGGACAGTTTCGAGCCCGTCGCCACCTGGGGCGCGGACCCAGCCGTGCTCATCGTTCCCAAGGACAGCCCCTTCAACACCCTGAAGGACCTAGTCGACTACGCTAAAGCCAACCCCGGCAAGGTCACGGTCAACGGCGCCGGCCTCTATGTCGGACACCACATCGCCATGCTGCAGCTGGCCAAGGCCGCCAATATCAAGCTGACCTACGTCCCCGAACAGGGTGGCACACCGGCCATGCAGAGCGTCATGGGCGGCAAGGTCATGGCCGGGTTCAACAACTTGGCCGACGCCTACCGCAACCGCGAGACCGTGAACATCCTGGCCATCGCCGACCTGCAGCGCCACCCCTTCATCGAGGACGTGCCTACGTTCATGGAGCAGGGCGTTGACGTGGACAACTCCAGCGTGAACTATCGCGGCATCTTCCTGCCCAAGGGCGCCGACCCGGCCGTCATCGCCAAGTGCGAAAAGGCATTCCTGGAAATGTTCAACAACAAGAAGGTCAAGGAGCTGATGGGACAGAGCGGCAGCCCCATGTTTGTCCTCGACCGCCAGCAGACGGGGGAACTGTTCGCCAAGGTGAAGAAGAATCTCGAAACGCTGCTCAAGGACATCAAGAAATAA
- a CDS encoding succinate--CoA ligase subunit beta, with product MKLFEFQAKDAFRQCSIPVPNGVLVESPEEVSSALQDICLPCVIKAQVLQGGRGKAGLVKLVKTNDEAKEYARFLFEEKGVRRVLVEDAVDFKDELYLAITVDATKSKAVILACAEGGVDIELLATTAPEKIVTQMVDLDQGLSGFHLRNTAFGLGLVGDRAKAFNKILSSLYQAFRKFDAELIEINPLFLTDGDLFLAGDGKLIIDDNSMSRQPGYEVTRDHYEHEVEYQAALAGIPYLQFDGDISLMCAGAGLTTTVFDLINYAGGTVANYLEFGGPNYTRAVDAMELCLKNTRAKVILIVTFGTVARADVIAKGLADAVARFKPSIPIVTCIRGTNEEEAFEIIRSLGLTPLSETEEAVQRAVDIAAGRAS from the coding sequence ATGAAACTATTTGAATTCCAGGCCAAGGATGCCTTCAGGCAGTGCAGCATCCCCGTGCCCAATGGCGTGCTCGTGGAGAGCCCGGAAGAAGTTTCGAGTGCTCTGCAGGACATATGTCTCCCGTGCGTCATCAAGGCTCAGGTGCTCCAGGGTGGTCGCGGCAAAGCCGGACTTGTGAAGCTGGTCAAGACCAATGACGAAGCCAAGGAATACGCCCGGTTCCTTTTTGAAGAAAAGGGCGTGCGCAGAGTGCTCGTCGAGGACGCCGTCGATTTCAAGGACGAACTCTATCTGGCCATCACCGTGGATGCGACCAAGTCCAAAGCGGTCATTCTGGCCTGCGCCGAAGGCGGCGTGGACATAGAACTGCTGGCGACCACCGCCCCGGAAAAGATCGTCACCCAGATGGTCGATCTCGACCAGGGCCTGTCAGGCTTCCACCTCCGCAACACAGCCTTCGGGCTTGGCCTTGTCGGAGATCGGGCCAAGGCCTTCAACAAGATCCTCTCCTCCCTGTACCAGGCGTTCCGCAAGTTCGATGCGGAGCTCATCGAGATCAACCCGCTCTTTTTGACGGACGGAGATCTCTTCCTGGCCGGTGACGGCAAACTGATCATCGACGACAACTCCATGTCCAGGCAACCGGGCTATGAAGTCACCAGGGATCATTACGAGCACGAGGTGGAATACCAGGCCGCCCTGGCCGGCATCCCGTATCTGCAGTTCGACGGAGATATCAGCCTGATGTGCGCGGGCGCGGGCCTGACCACCACCGTTTTCGACCTCATCAACTACGCGGGTGGCACCGTGGCCAACTATCTGGAGTTCGGCGGCCCCAACTACACCCGGGCCGTGGACGCGATGGAGCTTTGCCTCAAGAACACCCGAGCCAAGGTCATTCTCATCGTGACCTTCGGCACGGTGGCCAGGGCCGACGTCATCGCCAAGGGGCTGGCCGATGCCGTGGCCAGATTCAAGCCCTCCATTCCCATTGTGACCTGCATCCGCGGGACGAACGAGGAGGAAGCGTTTGAAATCATCAGGAGCCTGGGGCTGACTCCCCTGTCCGAAACCGAGGAGGCAGTCCAACGGGCCGTGGATATCGCCGCAGGGAGGGCGTCATGA
- a CDS encoding tripartite tricarboxylate transporter permease translates to MDFITYFFACFTPLKIALMIGGAVGGILLGAAPGLSPTMAVALLVPFTFHMDPAEGLILLGAVYTAAVAGGSITAILINIPGAPANIATMFDGHPMARKGKAEKALYLSFLSSGVGGLFGVAVLILFTPPIARMAMEFGPAELFWLAIFGVTVIAGLSSGTVVKGLYAGSFGLLLSCIGENPVYGAERFVFSDMLTGGISIIPALIGLFAIPQIFTLVETIGQALEKQSFKAQKGVLREALSDIIRHPRQWIMGSLIGSFIGAIPGAGGQVAGLIAYDQSKKMSRTPELYGTGTPEGVISVESSNNATVGPALIPLLTMGIPGSPTAAVLLGGLLIHGLFPGPELFTKHADVAYTFIASMVVAQFAMAIFGIMISRYSHIVMNIPNIFMVAAVTILCVYGSYSVQNSMDDVIIMFCLGLCMYLSSRNSFSPAPVVLGLILGPLAEDNFSRGKIIAQTDDGLASYFLTGGVNMIVIALCAVSIGWSVYSEWKMSRNNVARRAQTSPDTAASLSQA, encoded by the coding sequence ATGGATTTCATCACCTATTTCTTCGCATGTTTCACGCCGCTCAAGATCGCGCTCATGATCGGCGGCGCCGTCGGCGGCATCCTCCTAGGGGCTGCGCCGGGGCTAAGCCCGACCATGGCGGTGGCGCTCCTGGTGCCTTTTACTTTCCACATGGACCCGGCCGAAGGACTCATCCTCCTTGGCGCGGTGTACACGGCAGCCGTGGCCGGCGGATCCATCACGGCCATTCTCATCAACATCCCGGGCGCGCCCGCAAACATAGCCACCATGTTCGACGGACACCCCATGGCCAGAAAGGGAAAGGCCGAAAAGGCCCTCTACCTCTCCTTCCTAAGCTCGGGCGTGGGTGGTCTCTTCGGCGTGGCTGTACTCATCCTCTTCACTCCTCCCATCGCCCGCATGGCCATGGAGTTTGGCCCAGCCGAGCTGTTCTGGCTGGCCATCTTCGGCGTCACCGTCATCGCCGGCCTGTCCTCGGGCACTGTGGTCAAAGGTCTCTATGCCGGTTCTTTCGGTCTGCTCCTGAGTTGCATCGGCGAAAACCCAGTCTACGGGGCGGAACGTTTCGTCTTCTCGGACATGCTGACCGGTGGCATCTCCATCATTCCGGCGCTCATCGGCCTCTTTGCCATACCTCAGATATTCACCCTGGTGGAAACCATTGGGCAGGCCCTGGAAAAGCAATCCTTCAAGGCCCAAAAGGGTGTGCTGAGGGAGGCGCTAAGCGATATCATCCGCCATCCCCGGCAATGGATCATGGGTTCCTTGATCGGGTCCTTCATCGGCGCCATCCCCGGAGCGGGCGGCCAAGTCGCGGGCCTCATTGCCTACGACCAGTCCAAGAAGATGTCCCGTACCCCGGAACTCTATGGCACGGGCACGCCCGAGGGGGTCATCTCCGTGGAATCCTCCAACAACGCCACAGTCGGTCCGGCCCTGATCCCGCTTCTGACCATGGGTATTCCGGGCAGCCCCACCGCCGCAGTACTGCTGGGCGGCCTGCTCATCCACGGCCTCTTCCCCGGTCCAGAACTGTTCACCAAGCACGCCGACGTGGCCTACACCTTCATCGCCAGCATGGTCGTGGCCCAATTCGCCATGGCGATCTTCGGGATCATGATCTCCCGCTACTCGCATATCGTCATGAACATCCCCAACATCTTCATGGTCGCGGCGGTGACCATCCTCTGCGTGTACGGGTCCTACAGCGTGCAGAACAGCATGGACGACGTCATCATCATGTTCTGTCTGGGCCTTTGTATGTACCTGAGCAGCCGCAACTCCTTTTCCCCGGCCCCCGTCGTGCTCGGACTCATCCTGGGCCCCCTGGCCGAGGACAACTTCAGCCGGGGCAAGATCATTGCCCAGACCGACGACGGTCTGGCCAGCTACTTCCTGACGGGCGGCGTGAACATGATCGTCATCGCCCTCTGCGCCGTCTCCATCGGGTGGAGCGTCTATAGCGAATGGAAGATGTCCCGAAATAATGTGGCCAGACGCGCCCAAACGTCGCCCGACACTGCAGCCTCGCTGTCCCAGGCATAA
- a CDS encoding CoA-binding protein has translation MSIFIDSTNKVLVQGATGKEGSYWTKHMQDMGTNLVFGVTPGKEGQQVEGIPIYHTIRRGMRDHEADTAMLFVPPAFTKDAIFEALDAGIRKIVTIADGIPLHELLQIRSAALSCGAMVVGGNTSGVISPGKAMMGVLPYWIERVYKPGRIGVMTRSGSLTNEVTAEVVKAGFGVSTLMGVGGDAVPLTRFAEILPLYQADPDTDGVVIIGELGGTMEEEVAEAMESGVFSKPLVAFIGGRTAPKGKRMGHAGAIVTGSKGTVEAKVDALTMAGGLVAKKPSLVGPLLRELMT, from the coding sequence ATGAGCATCTTTATCGACAGCACGAACAAAGTCCTGGTTCAGGGCGCCACCGGCAAGGAGGGCAGCTATTGGACCAAGCATATGCAAGACATGGGGACCAACTTGGTCTTCGGCGTCACCCCTGGCAAAGAAGGGCAGCAGGTCGAGGGGATTCCGATCTACCACACCATCCGCCGTGGAATGCGTGATCATGAAGCCGACACGGCCATGCTCTTCGTACCTCCGGCGTTCACCAAGGATGCGATTTTCGAGGCCCTGGACGCGGGCATCCGCAAGATCGTGACCATCGCCGACGGCATCCCTCTGCACGAGCTGCTGCAGATCCGCAGCGCAGCCCTGTCCTGCGGGGCCATGGTCGTCGGCGGCAACACGTCGGGCGTAATTTCCCCCGGCAAGGCCATGATGGGCGTCCTGCCCTACTGGATCGAGCGGGTCTACAAGCCGGGCCGCATCGGCGTCATGACGCGCAGCGGCTCGCTGACCAACGAGGTCACGGCCGAGGTGGTCAAGGCAGGGTTCGGGGTCTCCACGCTCATGGGCGTCGGCGGCGACGCCGTGCCTCTGACGCGCTTCGCCGAAATCCTCCCCCTGTACCAGGCTGACCCGGACACGGACGGCGTGGTCATCATCGGCGAGCTTGGGGGAACCATGGAAGAGGAAGTGGCGGAAGCCATGGAGAGCGGAGTCTTTTCCAAGCCGCTGGTCGCGTTCATTGGCGGTCGTACCGCTCCCAAGGGCAAGCGCATGGGCCATGCGGGCGCCATTGTCACCGGCAGCAAGGGCACAGTGGAGGCCAAGGTGGACGCGCTGACCATGGCCGGAGGCCTGGTCGCCAAAAAACCGAGCCTGGTCGGACCGTTGCTGCGAGAACTCATGACCTAG
- the xsc gene encoding sulfoacetaldehyde acetyltransferase: MPKMTPSEAMAEVLVQEGVNHVGGILGSAFMDLLDLFPAAGIDFISVRHEQTAGHMEDAYCRLTGKAGVVIGQNGPGMTNFVTAVATANMAHTPMIVLSPSAGSISVGWDGFQECDTWNLFKPITKASLRVPHPKRAADILRTAFRIAYSERGPVLVDIPRDYFYGELDEEILHPSQYRVTPGGIGNPEHFAAAVEVLKNAKNPVIVSGRGVVDSGCTETIKAMAEHLGAPVATTYLHNDAFPCDHPLWTGPIGYMGSKAAMRILQQADVILAVGTRLSYFGTLPQYDINYFPKTAKIVQIDINPRHIAKTHPVTVGLCADAKDASEELFARLRSAMPARKDIEAVYSRVKAELGVWYEEIAAIADEPVEEGSMHPRKALEVVGRFVTETNAIATTDIGNTSSTANSYLRFRNSKRHVATLTFGNTGFAYQAGLGAQLACPEDTVVSIVGDGAWGMSLFEVPTAVQYNLPVIATVYNNGAWCAEKKNQIDFYNNRFVGADIWSNSYAKIAEAMGADGYKVNTQKDLAEALDAARKNRRPAVIEVMTDGTRLAPPFRRDALALPTRYLPKYEHLDKKHFPGI; this comes from the coding sequence ATGCCCAAAATGACACCAAGCGAAGCAATGGCAGAAGTCCTGGTCCAAGAAGGCGTCAATCATGTTGGCGGCATCCTCGGCTCGGCCTTCATGGATCTCCTCGACCTGTTCCCGGCCGCCGGAATCGACTTCATCTCCGTACGCCATGAACAGACGGCCGGACACATGGAGGACGCGTACTGCCGCCTGACCGGCAAGGCCGGCGTCGTCATCGGCCAGAACGGCCCCGGCATGACGAACTTCGTCACGGCTGTGGCAACGGCCAACATGGCCCACACGCCCATGATCGTGCTCTCGCCCAGCGCAGGCTCCATATCCGTAGGCTGGGACGGTTTCCAGGAGTGCGATACGTGGAACCTCTTCAAACCCATCACCAAGGCCTCACTGCGCGTGCCACATCCCAAGCGTGCCGCAGACATCCTGCGCACTGCCTTCCGCATCGCCTACTCCGAGCGCGGACCCGTGTTGGTCGACATTCCGCGCGACTATTTCTACGGCGAACTTGACGAGGAGATTCTGCACCCTTCCCAGTACCGTGTGACTCCAGGCGGCATCGGCAACCCCGAGCATTTCGCCGCAGCCGTCGAGGTCCTCAAAAATGCCAAAAATCCGGTCATCGTCTCGGGTCGCGGCGTGGTTGATTCGGGCTGTACCGAGACCATCAAGGCCATGGCCGAGCACCTCGGCGCACCTGTGGCCACAACCTATCTGCACAACGACGCCTTCCCTTGCGACCATCCACTGTGGACGGGCCCTATCGGCTACATGGGCTCCAAGGCAGCCATGCGCATCTTGCAGCAGGCCGACGTCATCCTGGCCGTCGGCACCCGCCTGTCCTACTTCGGCACGCTTCCGCAGTACGACATCAACTATTTCCCCAAGACAGCGAAGATCGTGCAGATCGACATCAACCCGCGACACATTGCCAAGACGCACCCGGTTACTGTGGGCCTATGCGCAGACGCCAAGGACGCATCGGAAGAACTTTTCGCCCGCCTGCGATCGGCCATGCCCGCCAGGAAAGACATCGAAGCCGTATACAGCCGGGTCAAGGCTGAACTCGGTGTCTGGTACGAGGAAATAGCAGCCATTGCCGACGAACCCGTCGAAGAAGGCAGCATGCACCCGCGCAAGGCCCTGGAAGTTGTCGGCAGGTTCGTGACCGAAACCAACGCCATCGCCACGACGGACATCGGCAACACCTCCTCCACGGCCAACAGCTACCTGCGATTCAGAAACTCCAAGCGTCACGTCGCCACCTTGACCTTCGGCAACACCGGGTTTGCCTACCAGGCTGGTCTCGGTGCCCAACTGGCCTGCCCGGAAGACACTGTCGTATCCATCGTCGGTGACGGCGCTTGGGGCATGAGCCTCTTCGAGGTGCCTACTGCTGTCCAGTATAACCTCCCAGTCATCGCCACCGTTTACAACAACGGTGCCTGGTGTGCGGAAAAGAAAAATCAAATCGACTTCTACAACAATCGATTCGTGGGCGCGGACATCTGGTCCAACTCCTACGCCAAGATCGCCGAAGCGATGGGCGCCGACGGCTACAAGGTCAACACCCAGAAGGATCTGGCCGAGGCCCTGGACGCGGCCAGGAAGAACCGGCGCCCCGCGGTCATCGAAGTCATGACTGACGGCACCCGTCTGGCTCCGCCTTTCCGGCGCGACGCATTGGCCCTGCCAACGCGGTATCTGCCGAAGTACGAGCACCTGGACAAGAAGCATTTTCCTGGAATCTAG
- a CDS encoding sigma-54-dependent Fis family transcriptional regulator, producing the protein MENIGGGMPDRLFRKILDGLPVGIYLCDTKGEILYINDVYADILGTLKDDLVNKNIVDVLPKTRALDVMRSGNEEIGDLCVIGEGTVNKTTIVNRLPMRDDEGMIVGMVSMCLFRNPNELKALVERVEQLDSRVSFYRRRMQSALSARYTLDNILGESKPLLFAKNRLRNYAHTDFPVLIQGPTGTGKELFANALHTASPRKDGPFVSINCAAVPIELFESELFGYVSGAFSGASKDGKVGLIELADKGTLFLDEIGDMPLAAQAKMLRVLEEKTVCRVGSSTARPVDFRLVAATNRDLLHIVEGGGFREDLYYRVGALPLQIPSLAERTSDIPLIVTALLARMGKATAKISEESMRLLMAYDWPGNIRELRNILIHAISVGDGQTIRAQDLSSTVLAGCRANRVGSDDEVSAHHAQPSKISSTHEREKRASQATSLHAQNADTETAFIVKALELNHGNMVKTAKYLNISRATLYEKCKKLGISRNKN; encoded by the coding sequence ATGGAAAATATTGGCGGTGGAATGCCTGATAGACTGTTCCGCAAGATTCTCGACGGGCTTCCCGTTGGAATTTATCTTTGCGACACAAAAGGGGAAATTCTGTACATCAACGATGTGTACGCCGATATTTTAGGGACTTTGAAGGATGATTTGGTGAATAAAAATATCGTCGATGTTCTGCCAAAGACGAGGGCGCTCGACGTAATGCGTTCAGGAAACGAAGAGATAGGTGACCTGTGCGTTATTGGCGAAGGGACGGTGAATAAGACGACCATCGTTAACCGTCTGCCAATGCGTGATGATGAAGGCATGATAGTTGGCATGGTTTCCATGTGCCTGTTTCGCAATCCCAACGAACTCAAGGCCCTGGTTGAGAGAGTTGAGCAGTTGGATAGCAGGGTCAGCTTTTATCGGCGGAGGATGCAGAGTGCCCTGTCGGCCCGCTATACGCTGGACAATATTCTGGGCGAGAGCAAACCCCTGCTGTTCGCTAAGAACAGGCTCCGAAACTATGCCCATACGGATTTTCCGGTTCTCATCCAAGGTCCTACGGGTACGGGTAAGGAGCTTTTCGCCAACGCTCTGCACACTGCGAGTCCTCGCAAGGACGGTCCCTTCGTGAGCATCAACTGCGCGGCCGTGCCCATCGAGCTTTTCGAGTCCGAGCTTTTCGGCTACGTTTCAGGAGCGTTTTCCGGGGCCAGCAAGGATGGCAAGGTAGGGCTCATTGAGTTGGCCGACAAAGGGACTTTGTTTTTGGACGAGATCGGCGATATGCCTTTGGCCGCCCAGGCCAAAATGTTGCGGGTGCTGGAGGAGAAGACCGTTTGCAGGGTCGGGTCGTCAACGGCCCGTCCTGTGGATTTCCGGCTGGTAGCAGCCACGAATCGTGACTTGCTGCACATTGTCGAGGGTGGGGGGTTCCGCGAGGACCTGTATTACCGAGTCGGGGCCTTGCCCTTGCAGATTCCTTCACTGGCCGAACGGACATCGGATATTCCGCTTATCGTTACAGCCCTGCTCGCGCGCATGGGCAAGGCGACCGCAAAGATATCCGAGGAATCCATGCGTCTGCTCATGGCTTACGATTGGCCGGGCAATATACGCGAGTTACGCAATATTTTAATTCACGCCATAAGCGTAGGTGATGGACAGACAATACGTGCTCAGGATCTATCATCAACAGTGCTGGCCGGGTGCAGGGCAAACCGTGTCGGTTCGGACGACGAAGTGTCGGCGCATCATGCGCAACCATCAAAGATCTCCAGTACGCATGAGCGCGAAAAAAGAGCCTCCCAGGCGACATCTTTGCATGCCCAGAACGCAGATACGGAAACTGCGTTCATTGTAAAGGCTCTTGAACTGAATCACGGCAATATGGTCAAGACGGCCAAATATCTCAATATCTCCAGAGCCACATTATACGAGAAGTGCAAAAAGTTGGGTATTTCGCGTAACAAAAACTGA
- a CDS encoding aldehyde dehydrogenase family protein: MQRDGRRGRIKKHATVRRKIMSRVDELIHAGRKAQEQVAGYTQEQIDDVCLAIGWALYNDDNVHALSKLAVEETGYGNYDSKVVKHKRKVGGAVEGILGKVSVGLMERDEETGISKYAKPVGLVCAILPATNPTATAGTKAVAILKGRNAVIFRPSSRARKSSTLAIEFMRAGLRQIGAPEDLVQIFDDADIPSTAELMQRCDLVVATGGGPMVRAAYSSGTPSYGVGVGNAVCIIAEDADVQQAVSMITTSKTFDYATSCSSENSIIVHRSAFEEVLREIKANKGYVCSPEEKVRLKDWMWKTNDKGRLALNGKIVAQSAFRIATDAGLDVPEDTSMLVVLGEEPAAQDKFCDEKMSVVLTVFVYETFEEALEKITAITNRYGRGHSMGIHTFNPEYIERMGQRMLTSRITVRQPMAAANGGHAMNFMPPTATLGCGTWGKNSTTENVHYKHFLNVTWVNEPRPARAFSEEAIWGEFFTRLGQHTMSRR; encoded by the coding sequence ATCCAAAGAGATGGCCGAAGGGGCAGGATAAAAAAGCATGCAACCGTCAGGAGAAAGATAATGAGTAGAGTAGATGAACTCATTCATGCCGGTCGAAAGGCGCAAGAGCAGGTGGCCGGTTATACGCAGGAGCAGATAGACGATGTCTGTCTCGCCATTGGGTGGGCTTTGTACAATGACGATAATGTCCATGCACTGTCCAAGCTGGCTGTCGAAGAAACTGGTTACGGAAATTACGACAGTAAAGTTGTCAAGCATAAGCGCAAGGTTGGCGGGGCGGTGGAAGGAATCCTCGGCAAGGTTTCCGTCGGCCTCATGGAGCGCGACGAAGAGACGGGTATCTCCAAGTATGCAAAGCCGGTGGGCCTGGTCTGCGCAATTCTGCCCGCCACCAACCCAACCGCCACCGCCGGAACCAAGGCCGTGGCTATCCTTAAAGGCCGCAACGCGGTCATCTTCCGGCCCAGCAGCCGGGCGCGCAAGTCCAGCACGCTGGCCATCGAATTCATGCGTGCTGGACTGCGCCAGATCGGCGCGCCGGAAGACCTGGTCCAGATCTTCGACGACGCGGACATCCCCTCCACCGCCGAGCTCATGCAGCGCTGCGATCTGGTGGTGGCCACCGGGGGGGGGCCCATGGTCCGCGCGGCCTATTCCAGTGGTACGCCTTCCTACGGCGTGGGCGTGGGCAACGCGGTGTGCATCATCGCCGAAGACGCCGACGTGCAGCAGGCCGTGAGCATGATCACCACCAGCAAGACCTTTGATTACGCCACATCCTGCTCCTCGGAAAATTCCATAATCGTTCACCGCAGCGCGTTTGAAGAGGTGCTGAGGGAGATCAAGGCCAACAAGGGGTACGTGTGCTCGCCCGAGGAGAAGGTCAGGCTGAAGGACTGGATGTGGAAGACCAACGACAAGGGCAGGCTGGCCTTGAACGGCAAGATCGTCGCCCAGTCCGCCTTCAGGATCGCAACGGACGCGGGCCTGGATGTGCCCGAGGATACGTCCATGCTGGTCGTCCTAGGCGAGGAGCCCGCGGCTCAGGACAAATTCTGCGATGAAAAGATGAGCGTGGTGCTGACCGTCTTTGTCTATGAAACGTTCGAAGAGGCCCTCGAAAAGATCACGGCCATCACCAACCGTTATGGTCGCGGCCACTCAATGGGCATCCATACATTCAACCCCGAATACATCGAGCGCATGGGACAGCGCATGCTCACCAGCCGGATCACGGTCCGCCAGCCAATGGCGGCCGCCAACGGCGGGCACGCCATGAACTTCATGCCGCCCACGGCAACCTTGGGGTGCGGCACCTGGGGCAAGAACAGCACCACCGAGAACGTTCACTACAAGCACTTCCTGAACGTCACCTGGGTCAACGAGCCTCGTCCGGCCAGAGCGTTCTCCGAAGAGGCCATCTGGGGCGAATTCTTCACCCGGCTTGGGCAGCATACCATGAGCAGGAGGTAG